A genomic region of Gallaecimonas xiamenensis 3-C-1 contains the following coding sequences:
- a CDS encoding Z1 domain-containing protein, whose amino-acid sequence MDQYGYDDVKATVMKRLRKEETVTSEKISKEINALLDAFEAAGLAEEIDRNQLFREISSQVSVWQPDPSVLRDRKHKNWLPERKTEINWGFWKRYRQYLEEEKNWPPVVTGKLDQVTDATLGDIGNPAQSGAWDRRGMVVGDVQSGKTANYTGLICKAVDAGYKLVIVLAGMTNDLRSQTQSRLDAEFLGFESELGKFHENGSRIGVGKIEDHGQLIVQPLTYSAHGGDFRSRKGTNSQLGGNPLLLVVKKNTSVLNRILTWVEGQGQTNPETGEKVVNGIPLLLLDDEADNASVNTKDPEEDPTAINRAIRKILKTFSQSSYIGYTATPFANIFILPPDEESEKSKYGEDLFPRNFIYYINPPDNYIGATKVFGLSESIDGLAPVDKSLPLIRHAEDAEQYFPAKHKKHLPVEGLPDTMIEAIRAFVLSCAARRVRGQKNVHNTMLIHVTRFNDVQDKVIGLVGDELFSIQRTLEFNTGPQWKQLLEQLKTLWENDFVVKTASIMELTGDPLITPIQWSEVSRELTEAALKIQVRGINGLAEGVLDYAEHPKGLNVIAVGGDKLSRGLTLDGLSVSYYTRPARNYDTLLQMGRWFGYRPGYLDLCRLYTTEEIEGWYQHIAVATEELKREFKLMELSNLTPEAYGLKVRTHANGLSITAANKIRSGKKMQVTFADSLAQTIVFDKNSKTQENNFRHIDKWISALGSLSAQKNNNYLWYGVQSDQIHELLAGFKIHPFSRGADPELISQYIEKVNDLGELKSWTVALISSGTAKNHHSVGGHQTGLTERTDAQPGSNLYWIRNANIISPEDQYLDLDDDEFKAALANTIDAWKRGQTRHKEEPTSPNGPFIRRARNPQRGLLLIYPLDPSDVLLKSKQITNMPIIGMAMSFPVSGNRTTVEYQVNTKYWLDRYGDDEDDV is encoded by the coding sequence ATGGATCAGTACGGATACGATGACGTTAAGGCCACGGTCATGAAAAGGCTTCGTAAAGAAGAAACCGTCACCTCTGAAAAAATTTCAAAAGAAATCAATGCGCTCCTCGACGCTTTTGAAGCGGCGGGGCTGGCTGAGGAAATCGACCGCAACCAGCTGTTCCGGGAAATCTCCAGTCAGGTCAGCGTATGGCAGCCTGATCCATCTGTATTACGCGACAGAAAACACAAGAACTGGCTTCCTGAACGTAAAACCGAGATCAACTGGGGGTTCTGGAAGCGTTATCGCCAGTATCTGGAAGAAGAAAAGAACTGGCCTCCTGTTGTTACCGGAAAGCTGGACCAAGTCACAGATGCAACCTTGGGCGATATTGGAAATCCTGCACAGTCAGGTGCATGGGACCGGCGGGGCATGGTTGTCGGTGACGTGCAGTCAGGAAAAACAGCAAACTACACAGGGCTTATCTGCAAGGCTGTAGACGCCGGGTACAAACTCGTCATTGTACTGGCCGGTATGACCAACGACCTTCGCAGTCAGACACAGTCCCGCCTTGACGCTGAATTTCTTGGTTTTGAAAGTGAACTTGGTAAGTTTCATGAAAACGGAAGCCGCATTGGGGTAGGAAAAATTGAAGACCACGGGCAGCTGATTGTTCAACCCCTCACATATAGCGCTCACGGTGGTGATTTCAGGTCCAGAAAGGGCACTAACTCACAGCTCGGGGGAAATCCTCTCCTTCTTGTCGTCAAGAAGAATACATCCGTTCTCAACCGAATACTGACATGGGTTGAAGGACAGGGCCAGACCAATCCCGAAACGGGTGAGAAAGTGGTCAACGGCATTCCTCTTCTGTTGCTGGATGACGAAGCTGATAACGCCTCTGTAAACACTAAAGATCCGGAAGAAGATCCTACTGCCATCAACCGAGCCATCCGGAAAATACTAAAAACGTTTTCCCAGAGCTCATATATCGGATATACAGCCACGCCTTTTGCTAATATTTTCATTCTGCCGCCTGATGAGGAGAGTGAAAAGTCGAAATATGGCGAGGACCTGTTTCCACGAAACTTTATCTACTATATCAATCCGCCGGATAATTATATCGGAGCTACGAAGGTTTTCGGGCTTTCAGAGAGCATCGACGGTCTGGCCCCCGTAGATAAAAGCCTTCCACTCATCAGGCACGCCGAAGATGCCGAGCAGTATTTCCCTGCAAAACACAAAAAGCACCTTCCGGTAGAAGGTCTTCCGGACACGATGATCGAGGCAATCCGAGCCTTCGTTCTTTCCTGCGCTGCTCGCCGGGTAAGGGGGCAGAAGAATGTTCACAATACAATGCTGATTCATGTGACCAGATTCAATGACGTCCAAGACAAGGTCATCGGCTTGGTCGGAGATGAACTTTTCAGTATTCAAAGAACGCTCGAATTTAATACTGGGCCGCAGTGGAAACAGCTTCTCGAGCAATTGAAGACACTCTGGGAAAACGACTTTGTTGTAAAAACGGCCTCGATCATGGAGCTGACAGGTGATCCGCTCATTACTCCGATCCAGTGGAGCGAGGTATCCCGAGAACTGACGGAGGCGGCGCTGAAAATCCAAGTCAGAGGTATTAATGGCTTGGCTGAAGGTGTTCTTGATTATGCCGAGCATCCTAAAGGACTGAATGTTATCGCGGTTGGCGGTGACAAGCTGTCCCGTGGTCTTACTCTTGACGGGCTGAGTGTCAGTTACTATACCCGACCGGCCAGAAACTATGACACCCTGCTTCAGATGGGGCGCTGGTTTGGTTACAGACCAGGATATCTCGATTTGTGCCGCCTTTATACCACCGAAGAAATTGAAGGCTGGTATCAGCATATCGCAGTAGCAACTGAGGAGTTGAAGCGCGAATTCAAGCTCATGGAGCTCAGTAATCTTACCCCTGAGGCTTACGGCCTGAAAGTAAGAACACATGCCAATGGACTAAGCATTACTGCCGCCAACAAAATAAGAAGCGGCAAAAAAATGCAGGTCACATTTGCCGATAGCCTAGCGCAGACGATAGTTTTTGATAAAAATTCCAAAACACAGGAAAACAACTTCAGACACATCGATAAATGGATTAGCGCTCTTGGGTCATTAAGTGCTCAGAAGAATAATAATTACCTCTGGTATGGTGTCCAGTCAGATCAAATTCACGAACTCCTTGCTGGTTTTAAGATCCATCCGTTCTCACGTGGTGCCGACCCTGAGCTCATCAGCCAATATATTGAGAAGGTCAATGACCTTGGAGAACTCAAGTCATGGACAGTGGCTCTGATATCCAGCGGTACCGCCAAAAACCACCACTCTGTCGGTGGGCACCAGACCGGGCTAACCGAGCGTACTGATGCACAGCCGGGCAGCAATCTTTATTGGATAAGAAATGCCAATATTATCAGTCCCGAGGATCAGTACTTGGATCTAGACGATGATGAATTTAAAGCTGCTCTGGCAAATACAATCGACGCTTGGAAAAGAGGTCAAACAAGACATAAGGAGGAGCCTACTTCACCAAACGGCCCGTTTATTCGTAGAGCAAGAAATCCACAGCGAGGCCTCCTGTTGATTTACCCGCTGGACCCCAGCGATGTGCTTCTGAAATCGAAGCAAATCACTAATATGCCCATCATCGGCATGGCCATGAGCTTCCCTGTCAGCGGTAACAGAACCACCGTCGAATATCAGGTCAATACCAAGTACTGGCTTGATCGCTATGGGGACGATGAAGACGATGTTTAA
- a CDS encoding YicC/YloC family endoribonuclease, which yields MTYSMTAFARKDVRADWGNASWEIRSVNQRYLETYLRLPESFRGLDPVLRDKLRAKLNRGKVEVQLRFEAAAADANTLAYNGALADMLMARASELAAKAPQSQINVLDVLRWPGVMNAPEADLDAISEDLLAAFDETLKDFIDARGREGSNLKTLIETRLDGVLGEVAKVREQMPQVLAWQRERLLNRFEEAKVELDPARLEQEMVMLASRVDVAEELDRLESHVKETRSILKKGGAIGRRLDFMMQEFNREANTLGSKSINADITASSVELKVLIEQMREQIQNIE from the coding sequence ATGACCTACAGCATGACCGCTTTTGCCCGCAAAGATGTGCGGGCCGACTGGGGCAACGCCTCCTGGGAAATCCGCTCGGTAAACCAGCGTTACCTGGAAACCTACCTGCGCCTGCCCGAATCCTTCCGGGGCCTGGACCCTGTGCTGCGGGACAAACTGCGGGCCAAGCTCAACCGGGGCAAGGTAGAAGTGCAGCTGCGCTTTGAAGCGGCCGCCGCCGACGCCAACACCCTGGCCTACAACGGCGCCCTGGCCGACATGCTGATGGCCCGCGCCAGCGAGCTGGCCGCCAAGGCCCCCCAATCGCAGATCAATGTGCTGGACGTGCTGCGCTGGCCAGGGGTGATGAACGCCCCCGAGGCGGATCTGGACGCCATCAGCGAAGATCTGCTGGCCGCCTTCGACGAGACCCTCAAGGACTTTATCGACGCCCGTGGCCGTGAAGGCAGCAACCTCAAAACCCTGATTGAAACCCGCCTCGACGGGGTACTGGGGGAAGTGGCCAAGGTACGCGAGCAGATGCCGCAGGTATTGGCCTGGCAGCGCGAGCGCCTGCTAAACCGCTTCGAAGAAGCCAAGGTGGAACTGGACCCGGCCCGCCTGGAGCAGGAAATGGTGATGCTGGCCAGCCGCGTTGACGTGGCCGAAGAGCTGGACCGCCTCGAGTCCCACGTCAAAGAAACCCGCAGCATCCTCAAAAAGGGCGGCGCCATAGGCCGGCGCCTGGACTTTATGATGCAGGAGTTCAACCGCGAGGCGAACACCCTGGGCTCCAAGTCCATCAACGCCGACATCACCGCCAGCTCGGTAGAACTCAAGGTGCTGATCGAGCAGATGCGCGAGCAGATCCAAAATATTGAGTGA
- the pyrE gene encoding orotate phosphoribosyltransferase codes for MKAYQKAFIEFAIERQVLRFGSFTLKSGRQSPYFFNAGLFNTGRDLAKLGRFYADALMDAGIDFDLLFGPAYKGIPIATTTAVALSDHHDKDYPYCFNRKEKKEHGEGGSLVGSPLKGRVMLVDDVITAGTAIRESMDIIQAEGAELAGVLIALDRQEKGKGELSAIQEVERDFGCQVISIITLADLISYLEQKPDMQEALQAVRNYRASYGV; via the coding sequence ATGAAAGCCTACCAAAAAGCCTTTATCGAATTTGCCATCGAGCGCCAGGTGCTGCGCTTTGGCAGCTTTACCCTCAAGTCCGGCCGCCAGAGCCCATATTTTTTCAACGCCGGCCTCTTTAACACCGGCCGCGATCTCGCCAAGCTGGGCCGCTTCTATGCCGACGCCCTGATGGATGCCGGTATCGACTTTGACCTGCTGTTCGGCCCGGCCTACAAGGGCATTCCCATCGCCACCACCACCGCCGTGGCCCTGAGCGATCACCACGACAAAGACTACCCCTACTGCTTTAACCGCAAAGAGAAAAAAGAGCACGGCGAAGGCGGCAGCCTGGTGGGCAGCCCCCTCAAGGGCCGGGTGATGCTAGTGGACGACGTGATCACCGCCGGCACCGCCATCCGCGAGTCCATGGACATTATCCAGGCCGAAGGGGCCGAACTGGCCGGGGTACTGATTGCCCTGGACCGCCAGGAAAAAGGCAAGGGTGAACTCTCTGCCATCCAGGAAGTGGAGCGGGACTTCGGCTGCCAGGTGATCTCCATCATCACCCTGGCCGACCTCATCAGCTATCTGGAGCAAAAACCGGACATGCAAGAGGCTTTGCAAGCGGTGCGGAACTATCGTGCAAGTTACGGTGTCTGA
- a CDS encoding winged helix-turn-helix domain-containing protein, translated as MDATLLSYEVIMPAVLVALADGKERPLREVYEQVCQHYAFTPEQLAQTLPSGRQSNALMFKPAPCSFAYQLTPR; from the coding sequence ATGGACGCCACCTTACTCAGTTACGAAGTCATAATGCCTGCCGTGCTTGTTGCCCTTGCCGACGGCAAAGAGCGCCCGTTGCGTGAGGTGTATGAGCAAGTCTGCCAGCACTACGCTTTTACTCCGGAGCAGTTGGCACAAACACTGCCAAGTGGCCGGCAGAGTAATGCACTGATGTTTAAACCTGCTCCATGCAGCTTTGCATATCAGCTCACACCCCGGTGA
- the abiEi gene encoding type IV toxin-antitoxin system AbiEi family antitoxin, which produces MQQSTAIERLSEQDRNGRYVFAHRDLAKLFPEDNARALHAGLQRLTKSGLLTRVAKGVYVFSNSRHLGAGTLEQIAKTLRRGEYNYVSLESALSEYGVISQIPIDRLTVVTTGRKGEFKTPFGVIEFTHTKRPVRQLLPGLRSVGRPLRLATKARAYGDLKRVGRNTHLVDLDELNEN; this is translated from the coding sequence ATGCAACAGAGCACCGCCATTGAGCGCCTAAGCGAGCAAGACCGCAATGGCCGATACGTGTTTGCCCACCGGGATCTGGCCAAGCTGTTCCCGGAGGATAACGCGCGGGCGTTACATGCCGGGTTGCAAAGGCTTACCAAGAGCGGCTTGCTCACCCGTGTTGCTAAGGGCGTTTATGTTTTTAGCAACTCACGGCACCTTGGGGCCGGCACCTTGGAGCAGATCGCCAAGACCCTGCGAAGAGGTGAGTACAACTATGTCAGCCTGGAGTCGGCGTTGTCGGAGTACGGCGTGATCTCACAGATCCCAATTGACCGCCTGACCGTGGTAACCACGGGGCGTAAGGGGGAATTTAAAACGCCTTTTGGCGTAATTGAATTTACCCATACCAAAAGGCCGGTCCGGCAACTTTTGCCAGGCCTTCGCTCCGTTGGGCGGCCATTGCGCCTGGCCACCAAAGCCAGGGCCTACGGCGACCTCAAACGGGTTGGCCGCAACACCCACCTCGTTGACCTGGATGAACTGAATGAAAATTGA
- a CDS encoding nucleotidyl transferase AbiEii/AbiGii toxin family protein yields MKIEAADFAALVERAVANSHLAHMRPVIEKELLHYDILFCLDAAGLLDNLVFQGGTCLRLCYGGNRFSEDLDFAGGSGFSSQDIAQIKTCLEDYIGTRYGLEVNVKEPASLRKDPRYAELAIDKWQVSVVTSPGRKDVPQQRIKIEVANIPAYTKVPLPLRSNYDFLPDGYEDTLIYTETLDEVLADKLIALPATQRYIRHRDIWDIPWLLQQGAQLNLDLVSRKVQDYQLTDFEDRLNQRRQSLPHILAGGEFTAEMRRFLPSDVFDRTLGRDKFLAYLNQTLDKLLTKLQNRLAGKPSTGGDFVM; encoded by the coding sequence ATGAAAATTGAAGCAGCCGATTTTGCAGCGCTGGTGGAGAGGGCCGTGGCCAATAGCCACCTCGCCCACATGCGCCCGGTGATCGAAAAAGAACTGCTCCATTACGACATTCTTTTCTGCCTGGACGCGGCCGGTTTACTGGACAACTTGGTCTTCCAAGGCGGCACCTGCCTACGCCTGTGCTACGGCGGCAACCGCTTCAGTGAAGATTTGGATTTCGCTGGCGGTAGCGGCTTTAGCAGCCAGGACATTGCACAAATCAAGACATGCCTTGAAGACTACATCGGTACCCGCTACGGCCTGGAAGTGAACGTAAAAGAGCCCGCATCGCTTCGCAAAGACCCAAGGTACGCCGAACTGGCCATCGACAAATGGCAGGTGTCCGTTGTCACCTCCCCTGGCCGTAAAGACGTACCGCAACAGCGCATCAAGATTGAAGTGGCCAATATCCCGGCTTATACCAAAGTGCCCCTGCCCCTTCGCAGCAATTACGATTTTCTGCCGGATGGCTACGAAGACACCCTGATCTATACCGAAACCCTGGACGAAGTGCTGGCAGATAAGCTCATCGCCTTACCTGCCACCCAGCGTTATATTCGCCACCGAGACATCTGGGATATTCCTTGGCTCTTGCAACAAGGGGCACAACTCAACCTCGATTTGGTTAGCCGCAAGGTGCAAGACTACCAACTGACCGACTTTGAAGACCGGCTCAACCAGCGCCGCCAGTCGTTGCCCCACATCCTGGCAGGGGGCGAATTTACCGCCGAGATGCGCCGTTTTTTGCCCAGCGATGTCTTCGACCGTACCTTGGGCCGCGACAAGTTCTTGGCCTATCTCAACCAAACCCTTGATAAGCTGCTGACCAAGCTGCAAAACAGGCTGGCTGGCAAGCCAAGTACCGGTGGCGACTTTGTTATGTGA
- the rph gene encoding ribonuclease PH produces MRHSGRTPSQTRQVTLTRNFTAHAEGSVLVEFGNTKVLCTASVVEGAPRWLKGKGQGWVTAEYGMLPRATHTRNDREAARGKQSGRTMEIQRLIARSLRAAVDLTQLGDVTITVDCDVIQADGGTRTAAITGGCVALYDALSWMLAKKMVKANPFKQWVAALSVGMVAGNAVCDLDYVEDSSAETDMNVVMTEDGRMIEVQGTAEAEPFSRQDLNAMLELAENGIRDLFDAQRAALV; encoded by the coding sequence ATGCGACACAGCGGCAGAACCCCCAGCCAGACCCGCCAGGTCACCCTTACCCGCAATTTCACCGCCCATGCCGAAGGTTCGGTACTGGTGGAGTTCGGCAACACCAAGGTGCTGTGCACCGCCTCCGTGGTGGAAGGGGCGCCCCGTTGGCTTAAAGGCAAGGGCCAGGGTTGGGTCACCGCCGAATACGGCATGCTGCCCCGCGCCACCCACACCCGTAACGACCGTGAAGCGGCCCGTGGCAAGCAGTCCGGCCGGACCATGGAAATTCAGCGCCTGATCGCCCGCAGCCTGCGTGCCGCTGTGGATCTCACCCAGCTGGGTGACGTGACCATCACCGTCGACTGCGACGTGATCCAGGCCGACGGCGGCACCCGCACCGCCGCCATCACCGGTGGCTGCGTGGCCCTCTATGACGCCCTGAGCTGGATGCTGGCCAAGAAAATGGTCAAGGCCAATCCCTTCAAGCAATGGGTAGCGGCCCTATCGGTGGGCATGGTGGCCGGCAACGCCGTTTGCGATCTGGACTACGTGGAAGACTCCAGCGCCGAGACCGACATGAACGTGGTGATGACCGAAGATGGCCGCATGATCGAGGTGCAGGGCACCGCCGAGGCCGAGCCCTTCAGCCGCCAGGATCTCAACGCCATGCTGGAGCTGGCCGAGAACGGCATCCGGGATCTGTTCGACGCGCAGCGCGCCGCGCTGGTTTGA
- a CDS encoding ATP-binding protein — MKTEQAPIPELSPDDYDVARPEPSALVESLRAFGYSLPTAIADLVDNCISAAARNVWLRFEWDGAHSFIAIRDDGGGMTDVELVAAMRPGSKSPLEDRAPGDLGRFGLGLKTASFSQCRRLSVVTKTKDDPCVARCWDLDYINTAGEWRLLKKVNQHRLTGAGEEIAQQGTIILWEEMDRVTGSARTDDKSAYNRFLEAIEEVKEHLAMVFHRYLEKRGGINIFINGRQIGAWDPFLRGEKATQELPSEKLFCKGVHLTVTPYVLPHQSKLTQDRHRAAAGPQGWNAQQGFYIYRNERLLVPGDWLGLGFQKEEHHKLARIQIDLPNNMDDEWQIDVKKSRARPPGYLRAELKRIAKLTREQAVQIYRHRGKVIARKSSQDHVFLWQQKSRHGKYFYEINREHPLIQSSLREIGTDKIEPILRLLEETIPASHIIITSSEEPDRMSSPLEGAKYAEVRPLLQKIYDSFQKNGFSRDEIFDRLATMEPFSQNPEFIEAFREEPEGGI; from the coding sequence GTGAAAACGGAACAAGCTCCCATACCTGAACTATCACCGGATGATTACGATGTGGCCCGACCTGAGCCATCAGCTCTCGTCGAGTCGCTGAGAGCCTTCGGATACAGCCTGCCTACCGCTATCGCCGACCTTGTTGATAACTGCATCTCTGCTGCGGCTAGGAATGTCTGGCTCAGGTTTGAATGGGATGGCGCTCATTCTTTCATAGCCATCAGGGATGATGGCGGTGGAATGACGGATGTCGAACTGGTGGCGGCCATGAGGCCAGGATCGAAAAGCCCCCTGGAAGACCGTGCCCCAGGTGATCTCGGCAGATTCGGACTGGGACTCAAGACCGCATCCTTCTCGCAGTGCAGGCGCCTTTCTGTTGTTACAAAGACGAAGGATGATCCCTGTGTGGCCCGCTGCTGGGATCTTGATTACATCAACACTGCCGGAGAGTGGCGTCTCCTCAAAAAGGTCAACCAGCATCGGCTCACAGGGGCAGGGGAAGAGATAGCCCAACAGGGGACGATTATCCTCTGGGAGGAAATGGATCGGGTTACCGGGTCTGCACGCACTGACGATAAGAGCGCCTACAACCGCTTTCTCGAAGCCATTGAGGAGGTCAAAGAGCACCTTGCGATGGTATTTCACCGCTACTTGGAAAAGCGGGGCGGTATCAATATCTTCATCAATGGCCGCCAGATAGGGGCCTGGGACCCGTTCCTGCGAGGGGAAAAGGCAACGCAGGAGCTCCCCTCGGAGAAGCTCTTCTGCAAAGGCGTTCATCTCACCGTTACACCTTACGTGCTTCCACATCAGTCCAAGCTGACCCAGGACAGGCATCGGGCAGCGGCTGGCCCCCAGGGCTGGAATGCTCAGCAGGGCTTCTACATTTATCGAAATGAACGTCTCCTCGTTCCTGGCGACTGGCTCGGGCTTGGTTTTCAGAAGGAGGAGCACCACAAGCTGGCAAGAATCCAGATCGACCTGCCCAACAATATGGACGATGAGTGGCAGATCGACGTAAAGAAATCCCGCGCCAGGCCTCCCGGCTACCTTCGCGCTGAGCTGAAAAGAATCGCCAAACTGACGCGAGAGCAGGCGGTTCAGATATATCGCCACAGGGGAAAGGTCATTGCCAGAAAGTCCTCCCAAGACCATGTTTTTCTTTGGCAGCAGAAGAGCAGACACGGGAAGTATTTCTACGAGATAAACCGTGAGCATCCTCTTATTCAGTCTTCCCTCCGCGAAATCGGGACCGACAAAATCGAGCCCATTCTGCGCCTGTTGGAGGAGACCATCCCTGCATCTCACATCATCATCACCAGTTCTGAAGAACCAGACAGGATGAGCAGCCCGCTTGAGGGCGCAAAATACGCAGAGGTCAGGCCTCTCCTGCAAAAGATTTACGACTCATTCCAGAAGAATGGCTTCAGCCGGGACGAAATATTTGACCGTCTCGCAACGATGGAGCCATTCAGTCAGAACCCTGAATTTATAGAAGCCTTTAGAGAAGAGCCCGAAGGAGGTATTTAG
- a CDS encoding PD-(D/E)XK motif protein has product MKTMFKDLWTDLEASASHKAGPGTARRLVGLDAICPMFIGVKAPAMLRTFILEVPRDSAPLPDIIPVSRGLHFTVQITGDEILPGHASLMLSSSAVAYNEIFASIAEDLYSKLHSLTKRKEVIAGFLTRVRLWQVFFEKQGDDGLSEEAQRGLYGELRLLKDHVFPSAASLEKAVLAWTGPRSRQHDFQFGSAAVEVKTSASKQHQKLQITSEQQLDETTVGALYLYYLSVALIEGGAETLPALIDDIRVTLSLKSGALSEFDNLLIEAGYVDSHRAKYDPTGYSVRESAVFLVENDFPRIRESDIRLGIGDVKYSISVAQCRSHEVPFSELSVKIGEACR; this is encoded by the coding sequence ATGAAGACGATGTTTAAGGATCTATGGACTGACCTTGAAGCATCTGCGAGCCACAAGGCCGGACCAGGCACTGCCAGGCGCCTGGTCGGTTTGGATGCCATATGCCCCATGTTTATCGGGGTTAAGGCTCCCGCAATGTTGCGTACCTTCATTCTTGAGGTCCCAAGAGACAGTGCACCACTGCCCGATATCATACCTGTGTCGCGGGGGTTGCATTTCACGGTTCAGATCACGGGAGATGAAATTCTCCCGGGCCATGCGAGTCTGATGCTTTCCTCTTCAGCTGTTGCGTACAACGAGATATTTGCCTCTATCGCGGAAGACCTTTACAGCAAACTTCATTCTCTTACCAAGAGGAAAGAGGTTATTGCTGGTTTTCTCACCCGTGTTCGACTTTGGCAGGTGTTCTTTGAAAAACAGGGAGATGACGGTCTCTCAGAAGAAGCGCAGCGCGGTTTGTACGGCGAGCTCCGACTCCTCAAAGACCATGTATTCCCTTCCGCTGCCAGTCTGGAGAAGGCGGTGCTTGCGTGGACCGGTCCCAGAAGCAGGCAGCACGACTTTCAGTTTGGGTCTGCAGCTGTAGAGGTAAAAACCAGTGCTTCAAAACAGCATCAGAAACTCCAGATTACAAGCGAGCAGCAGCTTGACGAGACAACCGTCGGGGCGCTCTATCTGTATTACCTTTCTGTCGCTCTCATCGAGGGCGGGGCCGAGACGTTGCCGGCTCTTATTGATGACATCAGAGTCACTCTTTCACTCAAGTCGGGAGCCCTCTCAGAGTTTGATAATCTGCTGATCGAAGCAGGATATGTAGATTCACATAGAGCGAAATACGATCCCACCGGATACTCGGTCAGGGAGTCTGCAGTTTTTCTGGTAGAGAACGATTTCCCAAGAATCCGTGAGAGTGATATTCGCCTGGGTATAGGCGATGTGAAGTACTCGATCTCAGTTGCACAATGCAGAAGCCATGAAGTTCCCTTTTCAGAGCTTTCTGTAAAAATCGGGGAGGCCTGCAGATGA